A section of the Osmia lignaria lignaria isolate PbOS001 chromosome 16, iyOsmLign1, whole genome shotgun sequence genome encodes:
- the LOC143306154 gene encoding uncharacterized protein LOC143306154 codes for MSLGTSQTPEENAAVSVKVPSFWVEEPEMWFGQLEGQFQIAGITQDNTKFAYVIGNLEGKYAKEVADIITRPPDTGKYEAIKRQLVLRLSQSEDRKLKQFLECEDLGDRTPSQFLRHLKSLAGDQIPEKLLKSIWRSRLPPTVQSIMATQDKTSLEDASVLADKIYELASHGTMAAVDRPPPISDLERKVDELTQLVEEMTRTSRPPWRGGRRSKSRDRSASRGGFSSRQTAGRTSVPKRKFDDCWYHYKFGDKAHKCIPPCKYSPGN; via the coding sequence atgagtCTGGGAACCTCGCAGACGCCGGAAGAAAATGCTGCAGTAAGCGTAAAGGTACCCTCCTTCTGGGTAGAGGAACCCGAAATGTGGTTCGGCCAGTTGGAGGGCCAATTTCAAATTGCTGGCATCACTCAGGACAATACAAAATTCGCGTACGTCATTGGAAATCTCGAGGGAAAATACGCGAAAGAGGTGGCGGATATAATTACGCGCCCCCCTGACACAGGTAAATATGAAGCCATCAAAAGACAGTTGGTTCTTAGGCTGTCTCAGTCTGAAGACAGGAAGCTGAAGCAATTCCTGGAGTGTGAAGACCTGGGAGACAGAACACCTAGCCAGTTCCTCAGACATTTGAAAAGCCTCGCCGGGGATCAGATTCCTGAAAAACTACTAAAAAGCATATGGCGCAGTAGGTTGCCGCCAACGGTACAAAGCATCATGGCGACGCAGGATAAAACATCGTTGGAGGATGCATCCGTGCTAGCGGATAAAATTTACGAGCTAGCATCGCATGGCACAATGGCAGCGGTAGACCGGCCACCACCAATCAGCGACCTTGAGCGGAAGGTCGACGAATTAACGCAGTTGGTGGAAGAAATGACCCGAACTTCGCGGCCGCCATGGCGTGGCGGCAGACGCAGTAAATCGCGCGATCGCAGCGCCAGCAGGGGAGGTTTTTCTTCACGGCAAACGGCCGGACGAACCAGCGTGCCAAAAAGAAAGTTCGACGACTGCTGGTATCACTACAAGTTCGGCGATAAGGCTCACAAATGTATCCCGCCATGTAAGTATTCGCCGGGTAACTAA